In the genome of Drosophila subpulchrella strain 33 F10 #4 breed RU33 chromosome 2L, RU_Dsub_v1.1 Primary Assembly, whole genome shotgun sequence, one region contains:
- the LOC119547177 gene encoding cartilage oligomeric matrix protein-like, with the protein MDNLLHRCHCSVGWAGNGLLCGRDSDMDGWPDQKLECPDLHCQRDNCPRLPNSGQEDVDLDGYGDGCDEDADGDNVQNTQDNCPLNYNTEQVDSDGDRVGDVCDNCVLKYNPRQLDTDEDGLGDECDGDIDNDSIPNELDNCPLLPNPSQSDGDNDGVGNVCDNCPNLPNPDQKDRDMDFVGDACHRDIDGDDDGVPNSLDNCPMVSNSDQLDTDGDGTGDECDDDMDGDGIPNYKDNCPLASNPKQEDFNRNGKGDCCEEDEDVDGVPNSIDNCPNNSMIQHTDFRTLQTIPLDPKGLSQADPNWVVHANGTEIVQTLNSDPGLAVGKDAFGGVDFDGTFYINDDTDDDYAGFVFSYQSSYKYYVVQWKKGTQTYWEPRPFTASAAPGIQIKLVNSTEGPGPTMRNSLWHEGNTDGEARLLWKDPKNIAWKERTSYRWSLVHRPAIGLIRLQMYEGHRLIFDSGNVFDSTLKGGRLGVFCFSQRMIIWSNLQYKCNNRVKPLIYNDLSDYLKTKVELQD; encoded by the exons ATGGACAACTTGCTCCACAGGTGCCACTGTAGTGTGGGATGGGCAGGCAATGGATTGCTTTGCGGAAGGGACTCCGATATGGATGGATGGCCGGACCAGAAGCTCGAATGCCCGGATCTGCACTGCCAGCGGGACAACTGCCCGAGGCTGCCCAATTCGGGTCAGGAGGACGTCGATCTGGATGGTTATGGCGATGGGTGCGACGAAGACGCCGATGGCGACAATGTCCAGAACACTCAGGATAATTGCCCGCTGAACTACAACACGGAGCAGGTGGACTCCGATGGCGACAGGGTGGGCGATGTGTGCGACAACTGTGTGCTGAAGTACAATCCCAGGCAGCTGGACACGGATGAGGATGGTCTGGGGGATGAGTGCGACGGGGATATCGATAATGATTCCATACCCAATGAGCTGGACAACTGCCCACTGCTCCCAAATCCCAGTCAATCGGATGGGGACAACGATGGTGTGGGCAACGTGTGTGACAACTGCCCGAATCTTCCTAATCCCGATCAGAAGGATCGCGATATGGATTTTGTAGGCGACGCTTGTCACCGGGACATTGATGGCGATGACGATGGGGTGCCAAACTCACTGGACAACTGCCCTATGGTCAGTAACTCGGATCAGCTGGACACCGATGGGGATGGAACGGGCGATGAGTGCGATGATGACATGGATGGCGATGGCATACCCAACTACAAGGACAACTGTCCGCTGGCCAGTAATCCGAAGCAGGAGGACTTCAATCGCAATGGCAAGGGTGATTGTTGCGAGGAGGACGAGGACGTGGATGGAGTGCCCAATTCCATTGATAATTGTCCCAACAACTCTATGATACAGCACACGGATTTCCGCACCCTGCAAACCATCCCATTGGATCCGAAGGGCTTATCGCAAGCCGATCCCAACTGGGTGGTGCATGCCAATGGCACCGAAATTGTGCAGACCCTCAACTCGGATCCCGGGTTGGCCGTGGGCAAAGATGCCTTCGGCGGTGTGGATTTCGATGGCACCTTCTATATCAACGATGATACGGATGACGACTATGCAGGCTTTGTTTTTAGCTACCAGAGTAGCTACAAATACTATGTGGTGCAGTGGAAGAAGGGCACTCAGACCTACTGGGAGCCAAGACCCTTCACTGCCTCTGCGGCTCCCGGGATCCAGATCAAGCTGGTCAACAGCACCGAGGGTCCTGGGCCCACGATGCGGAATAGTTTGTGGCATGAGGGCAATACCGATGGGGAGGCCAGGCTGTTGTGGAAGGATCCGAAGAACATTGCCTGGAAGGAGAGAACCTCCTACCGCTGGTCTCTGGTGCATCGACCGGCCATTGGCCTCATCCGCCTGCA AATGTACGAGGGCCATCGCCTCATCTTCGACTCAGGCAATGTTTTCGACTCCACTCTGAAGGGCGGACGCCTGGGCGTGTTCTGCTTCTCGCAAAG
- the LOC119547178 gene encoding uncharacterized protein LOC119547178, translating to MNWTRVLLIGLTALALTFVEVASLSLDPVASAELEQFIRKGDVVISTRHIRPRRKLHISIEALFMIDFPMLKHKMSFFLDRKQQRVTLDISANGATESRNFEIPNINETSTIRSLALQFSKNRITLYVDCKASTHHDIEMNLAKLYTQMDDPVIKLFRERKYPLHFDGDMEHSLQRANCQKGMHRRGNRRMLRNKITEREKNKKRDVRGWYEPTIAREGVADHRHQEVPTDVERGDIPVLNGDCEDALARSLSDLLALVKLLREDVAHQRQEIAYLRMLLENCAGCKNPLSDNQLRIEPDCRSANPCYPGVECLDSAAGPRCGHCPLGFIGDGKTCKPGVTCAHHMCYPGVQCHDTVNGAQCDSCPAGYEGDGRTCSLRNPCLDTPCPSGNILVPSHNVQHYQRQSQYTARKYSVVTN from the exons ATGAATTGGACGCGCGTGCTGCTAATCGGGTTGACCGCCTTGGCGCTGACATTTGTGGAGGTTGCATCACTCTCACTCGATCCAG TTGCCTCTGCTGAACTGGAGCAGTTTATAAGGAAGGGAGATGTGGTCATATCAACGCGACACATACG ACCTCGTCGAAAGCTGCACATATCCATAGAAGCTCTCTTCATGATCGACTTTCCCATGTTGAAGCACAAGATGTCCTTCTTCCTGGACCGCAAGCAACAGCGGGTAACCCTGGATATCAGTGCGAATGGAGCCACCGAGTCGAGGAACTTCGAGATACCCAACATCAATGAGACGAGCACCATCCGATCACTGGCGCTGCAATTCTCCAAGAATCGCATAACGCTCTATGTGGACTGCAAGGCGAGCACGCATCACGACATCGAAATGAACCTGGCCAAGTTGTACACCCAGATGGATGATCCGGTGATCAAGCTG TTCCGTGAGCGCAAGTATCCCCTGCACTTCGACGGGGACATGGAGCACTCCCTGCAGAGGGCCAACTGCCAGAAGGGAATGCATCGGCGTGGCAATCGTCGCATGCTGCGCAACAAGATCACCGAGCGAG AGAAGAACAAGAAGCGAGATGTGCGCGGCTGGTATGAGCCCACCATCGCCAGGGAAGGAGTCGCGGACCACAGGCACCAGGAGGTTCCAACGGACGTGGAGCGCGGCGACATTCCCGTTCTGAATGGCGATTGCGAAG acgcCCTCGCACGCTCGCTGAGCGATTTACTGGCTTTGGTGAAGCTGCTCCGCGAAGACGTCGCCCACCAGCGCCAGGAGATTGCCTACCTGCGGATGCTCTTGGAGAACTGTGCCGGCTGCAAGAACCCCCTCAGCGATAACCAACTACGCATCGAGCCCGACTGCCGATCCGCCAATCCCTGCTATCCTG GAGTGGAGTGCCTAGACTCAGCGGCCGGTCCCAGATGTGGCCATTGTCCCCTTGGCTTCATTGGCGATGGCAAGACCTGTAAACCGGGCGTTACCTGCGCCCACCACATGTGCTATCC AGGCGTTCAGTGTCACGATACCGTGAATGGGGCCCAGTGTGACTCCTGTCCAGCCGGCTATGAAGGTGATGGACGCACATGTTCGCTACGTAATCCTTGCCTGGACACACCGTGCCCCTCAG GCAACATTCTAGTGCCCTCGCATAATGTGCAACACTATCAGAGGCAGAGCCAGTACACGGCCCGCAAATACTCGGTCGTAACGAACTAA
- the LOC119547761 gene encoding gonadotropin-releasing hormone receptor isoform X1: MGEVLEESDHRSLSNWLNVNDTNGTIHLTKDMVFNDGHRLSITVYSILFVISTIGNSTVLYLLTKRRLRGPLRIDVMLMHLAIADLMVTLLLMPMEIFWAWTVQWLSTDLMCRLMSFFRVFGLYLSSYVMVCISLDRYFAILKPLKRSYNRGRIMLACAWLGSVVCSIPQAFLFHLEEHPKVRGYFQCVIFHSFRSDFEEKLYQAASMCSMYAFPLIMFIYCYGAIYLKIYRKSQRVLKDVISERFRRSNDDVLSRAKKRTLKMTISIVIVFIICWTPYYTISMWYWMDKHSADKINPLVRKALFIFASTNSCMNPLVYGLYNIRGRMNNNNPSVNNRHTSLSNRLDSSNQLMQKQLTNNSLLNGKGQAVAAAVAATTKLANVVGLKGTANSNGSAASAEIGVTAPRAVSIAPLASDDEANDDSSLSAVTIRCQDPSRFRQNCGDSIEMTSVVK, translated from the exons ATGGGGGAAGTTCTCGAAGAGAGTGATCATCGCAGTCTTAGTAATTGGTTAAATGTGAACGATACGAATGGCACAATTCACCTGACCAAGGATATGGTTTTTAATGATGGCCATCGATTGTCCATCACAGTCTACAG CATACTGTTTGTGATCTCAACAATTGGCAACAGCACCGTACTATATCTGCTGACCAAGCGGCGACTACGAGGCCCATTGCGGATTGATGTGATGCTAATGCATCTGGCCATCGCAGACCTCATGGTGACGTTGCTCCTGATGCCAATGGAAATTTTTTGGGCCTGGACGGTTCAGTGGCTCTCCACCGATCTGATGTGTCGCCTAATGAGCTTCTTCCGCGTTTTCGGCCTGTACTTGTCCAGCTACGTGATGGTTTGCATATCGCTAGACAG ATACTTTGCCATCCTGAAGCCACTGAAGCGGTCCTACAATCGGGGACGCATCATGCTGGCCTGTGCCTGGCTAGGCTCTGTCGTGTGCAGCATTCCCCAG GCCTTTCTCTTCCACCTGGAGGAGCATCCCAAAGTTAGAGGCTACTTTCAATGCGTCATCTTCCACTCGTTCAGAAGCGACTTCGAAGAGAAGCTCTATCAGGCGGCCTCTATGTGCAGCATGTACGCCTTTCCCCTGATCATGTTCATCTACTGCTACGGAGCCATATACCTGAAGATCTACCGGAAGAGCCAGCGCGTTCTGAAGGACGTGATCTCCGAGCGTTTCCGGCGCTCCAACGACGATGTTCTCAGCAGGGCCAAGAAACGGACCCTCAAGATGACGATCTCCATTGTGATCGTGTTCATCATTTGTTGGACCCCGTACTACACCATCTCCATGTGGTACTGGATGGACAAGCACTCCGCGGACAAGATCAATCCCCTGGTCCGGAAGGCTTTGTTCATCTTCGCCTCGACAAACTCCTGTATGAATCCTTTGGTCTACGGGCTCTACAACATTCGTGGGCGTATGAACAACAATAATCCG TCCGTGAACAACAGGCACACATCGCTGTCCAATCGCCTGGACTCATCCAATCAGCTGATGCAGAAGCAGCTGACCAACAATTCGTTGCTCAATGGAAAGGGTCAAGCGGTGGCAGCCGCCGTGGCGGCCACCACAAAGTTGGCCAACGTGGTGGGTCTGAAGGGCACTGCCAACTCCAATGGATCAGCGGCATCAGCGGAAATAGGGGTCACCGCGCCCCGGGCAGTATCCATTGCCCCGCTGGCCAGTGACGACGAGGCCAACGACGATTCCAGCCTCAGTGCGGTCACCATCAGGTGCCAGGATCCATCCAGGTTCCGCCAGAA TTGTGGCGACTCCATCGAAATGACCAGTGTGGTTAAGTAA
- the LOC119547761 gene encoding gonadotropin-releasing hormone receptor isoform X2: MGEVLEESDHRSLSNWLNVNDTNGTIHLTKDMVFNDGHRLSITVYSILFVISTIGNSTVLYLLTKRRLRGPLRIDVMLMHLAIADLMVTLLLMPMEIFWAWTVQWLSTDLMCRLMSFFRVFGLYLSSYVMVCISLDRYFAILKPLKRSYNRGRIMLACAWLGSVVCSIPQAFLFHLEEHPKVRGYFQCVIFHSFRSDFEEKLYQAASMCSMYAFPLIMFIYCYGAIYLKIYRKSQRVLKDVISERFRRSNDDVLSRAKKRTLKMTISIVIVFIICWTPYYTISMWYWMDKHSADKINPLVRKALFIFASTNSCMNPLVYGLYNIRGRMNNNNPSVNNRHTSLSNRLDSSNQLMQKQLTNNSLLNGKGQAVAAAVAATTKLANVVGLKGTANSNGSAASAEIGVTAPRAVSIAPLASDDEANDDSSLSAVTIRCQDPSRFRQK; this comes from the exons ATGGGGGAAGTTCTCGAAGAGAGTGATCATCGCAGTCTTAGTAATTGGTTAAATGTGAACGATACGAATGGCACAATTCACCTGACCAAGGATATGGTTTTTAATGATGGCCATCGATTGTCCATCACAGTCTACAG CATACTGTTTGTGATCTCAACAATTGGCAACAGCACCGTACTATATCTGCTGACCAAGCGGCGACTACGAGGCCCATTGCGGATTGATGTGATGCTAATGCATCTGGCCATCGCAGACCTCATGGTGACGTTGCTCCTGATGCCAATGGAAATTTTTTGGGCCTGGACGGTTCAGTGGCTCTCCACCGATCTGATGTGTCGCCTAATGAGCTTCTTCCGCGTTTTCGGCCTGTACTTGTCCAGCTACGTGATGGTTTGCATATCGCTAGACAG ATACTTTGCCATCCTGAAGCCACTGAAGCGGTCCTACAATCGGGGACGCATCATGCTGGCCTGTGCCTGGCTAGGCTCTGTCGTGTGCAGCATTCCCCAG GCCTTTCTCTTCCACCTGGAGGAGCATCCCAAAGTTAGAGGCTACTTTCAATGCGTCATCTTCCACTCGTTCAGAAGCGACTTCGAAGAGAAGCTCTATCAGGCGGCCTCTATGTGCAGCATGTACGCCTTTCCCCTGATCATGTTCATCTACTGCTACGGAGCCATATACCTGAAGATCTACCGGAAGAGCCAGCGCGTTCTGAAGGACGTGATCTCCGAGCGTTTCCGGCGCTCCAACGACGATGTTCTCAGCAGGGCCAAGAAACGGACCCTCAAGATGACGATCTCCATTGTGATCGTGTTCATCATTTGTTGGACCCCGTACTACACCATCTCCATGTGGTACTGGATGGACAAGCACTCCGCGGACAAGATCAATCCCCTGGTCCGGAAGGCTTTGTTCATCTTCGCCTCGACAAACTCCTGTATGAATCCTTTGGTCTACGGGCTCTACAACATTCGTGGGCGTATGAACAACAATAATCCG TCCGTGAACAACAGGCACACATCGCTGTCCAATCGCCTGGACTCATCCAATCAGCTGATGCAGAAGCAGCTGACCAACAATTCGTTGCTCAATGGAAAGGGTCAAGCGGTGGCAGCCGCCGTGGCGGCCACCACAAAGTTGGCCAACGTGGTGGGTCTGAAGGGCACTGCCAACTCCAATGGATCAGCGGCATCAGCGGAAATAGGGGTCACCGCGCCCCGGGCAGTATCCATTGCCCCGCTGGCCAGTGACGACGAGGCCAACGACGATTCCAGCCTCAGTGCGGTCACCATCAGGTGCCAGGATCCATCCAGGTTCCGCCAGAAGTAA
- the LOC119546656 gene encoding protein Aatf: MLRKSKKQPQTVAEKVSKLLAHPNESDSAEDSDFDVTTGPRLVDFEEEEYDLPDARSTDFRKRNVKLLSEQSDRYKGKISSRKELDEEDEDEDQELSYEESDEDEDDGDLADFKQKLKAGEGEDSEEEDLGGSESGQDGDVPDFNQKLLAGHFDDEEEDDDDSDSDDSAEDNSQESEGEDDDDDEDDDTGDEDAEEGAIKPSDVMSKTNHQAEIQKGLCVQNQLRVWERLLELRINTQKFTSKANQLPAPETLKKLGSENDELQSVLNEAQERSSKLLQQLLALQSALHQQNSEMRKAVKRKQPSEDSGPAAKKFGSVLHNNFQQMTGYRNEVLLKWDDRTKLLTPGAGVKRKSVQEDYDIIKKIDSALANREALVEKSQTPKSNQADQQENEPVQRLKHIYDDSDFYHQQLRELIEYKASTSSNMSEITKQFVELQKLRQKMKKKVDTRASKGRKLRYVVHNKLINFMAPNENSEWTESSKSELYKSLFV; this comes from the exons ATGCTGCGAAAATCAAAGAAACAGCCCCAAACGGTGGCCGAAAAGGTCAGCAAGCTCCTTGCCCATCCTAACGAGAGCGACAGCGCGGAGGACTCGGACTTCGACGTGACCACCGGGCCCCGTCTGGTGGACTTCGAGGAGGAAGAATACGACCTGCCGGACGCGCGGAGCACCGACTTCAGGAAGAGGAATGTAAAGCTGCTCTCGGAGCAGAGTGATCGCTACAAGGGCAAGATCAGCAGCCGCAAGGAGTTGGATGAGGAGGATGAGGACGAGGACCAGGAGTTGTCCTATGAGGAAAGCGATGAGGATGAAGATGATGGGGATTTGGCAGACTTTAAACAGAAGTTAAAGGCTGGAGAAGGTGAAGATTCAGAGGAGGAAGACCTTGGAGGTTCCGAATCCGGTCAAGATGGGGATGTGCCAGACTTCAATCAAAAATTATTGGCTGGTCACTTTGATGATGAAGAGGAGGATGATGACGACTCTGATTCTGATGATTCCGCTGAGGACAACAGCCAAGAAAGTGAAGGAGAGGACGACGATGACGATGAAGATGACGATACCGGCGATGAAGATGCAGAGGAAGGCGCCATCAAACCCTCGGATGTGATGTCCAAAACCAACCACCAGGCTGAAATCCAAAAAGGACTCTGCGTCCAAAACCAACTCCGCGTCTGGGAGCGACTTCTTGAGCTAAGGATCAACACCCAGAAGTTTACCAGCAAAGCGAACCAGCTGCCTGCGCCGGAGACACTAAAAAAACTGGGATCCGAAAACGATGAGCTGCAATCGGTGCTTAACGAGGCGCAGGAACGCTCCTCCAAGCTGTTACAGCAACTACTGGCTCTCCAGTCGGCTCTTCACCAGCAAAACTCGGAGATGAGGAAGGCGGTGAAGCGTAAGCAGCCTTCTGAGGATTCGGGTCCAGCCGCCAAAAAGTTTGGCTCTGTGCTGCACAACAACTTCCAGCAGATGACGGGATATCGCAATGAAGTCCTGCTAAAGTGGGACGATCGCACCAAGCTCCTGACTCCCGGAGCCGGTGTCAAACGCAAGTCCGTGCAGGAGGACTACGACATCATCAAGAAGATCGACAGCGCTCTGGCCAACCGGGAAGCGCTTGTAGAGAAGTCGCAGACTCCAAAGAGCAATCAGGCGGATCAGCAGGAAAACGAGCCGGTGCAGCGGCTAAAACACATCTACGACGATAGCGATTTCTATCACCAGCAGCTTCGCGAGCTCATCGAATACAAGGCCAGTACCTCCTCTAACATGAGTGAGATCACCAAGCAGTTCGTGGAGCTGCAGAAGCTGCGCCAGAAGATGAAAAAGAAGGTGGACACCAGGGCCAGCAAGGGGCGAAAGCTGCG ATACGTGGTGCACAACAAACTCATCAACTTTATGGCGCCCAACGAAAATAGCGAATGGACGGAGAGCTCCAAGTCCGAGCTGTATAAATCGTTGTTCGTCTAG